One window of Vitis riparia cultivar Riparia Gloire de Montpellier isolate 1030 chromosome 5, EGFV_Vit.rip_1.0, whole genome shotgun sequence genomic DNA carries:
- the LOC117915242 gene encoding putative disease resistance protein RGA1, which produces MEPSDGEGWDRLRTPLLAAAQGSKIVVTSRNESVAITMRAVQTRHLGQLSPQHCWRLFEKLAFQDRDSNAFLELEPIGRQIVDKCQGLPLAVKALGRLLHSKVEKREWEDILNSEIWHLRSGPEILPSLRLSYHHLSLPQKHCFAYCSIFPQDHEFDKVELILLWMAEGLLRPQQSDGRRMEEIETLSFEDMLNWEKWLCCGEFPHLQKLSMRCCPKLTGKLPEQLLSLEELQIYNCPQLLMTSLTVLAIRELKMVDFGKLQLQMAACDFIALQTSEIEILDVSQWKQLPVAPHQLSIRKCDYVESLLEEEILQSNIYDLKIYDCSFSRSLHKVGLPTTLRSLSISQCSKLEFLLPELFRCHLPALQRLRIFGGVIDDSLSLSFSLGIFPELIHFAINGLKGLRKLFISISEGDPTSLCVLGIHIQECPNLESIALPGLKLEYCWISSCSKLRSLAHMHSSIQELCLWDCPELLFQREGLPSKLSELVIGNCNQLMPRMEWGLQRLTSLTHLRMEELPNLKSLDNWGLQQLTSLRELGIINCPELQFSTGSAPILDRSGSPTPHLS; this is translated from the exons ATGGAGCCTAGTGATGGTGAAGGTTGGGATAGGCTACGAACTCCACTCCTTGCTGCAGCACAGGGAAGCAAGATTGTTGTGACCAGTCGTAATGAATCTGTTGCAATAACTATGCGTGCAGTCCAGACTCGTCATCTGGGACAATTAAGCCCACAACATTGTTGGAGGCTATTTGAAAAGCTTGCATTTCAGGACAGAGACTCCAACGCATTCCTTGAGCTTGAACCCATAGGCAGACAGATTGTGGACAAGTGCCAAGGATTGCCTTTGGCTGTAAAAGCACTCGGCCGTCTCTTGCACTCTAAGGTCGAAAAAAGGGAATGGGAGGATATCTTGAACAGTGAAATATGGCATCTGCGGAGTGGTCCTGAAATTCTTCCATCTTTGAGATTGAGCTATCATCATCTTTCTCTACCTCAAAAGCATTGTTTTGCATATTGTTCAATTTTTCCCCAAGACCACGAATTCGACAAAGTGGAGCTGATTTTATTATGGATGGCAGAAGGTCTTCTACGTCCACAACAAAGCGACGGAAGGAGAATGGAAGAGATAG AAACACTATCATTTGAGGATATGCTGAATTGGGAGAAATGGTTATGTTGTGGAGAATTCCCTCATCTCCAGAAGCTTTCTATGCGATGTTGTCCCAAACTCACTGGGAAATTACCAGAACAGCTTCTTTCATTGGAGGAACTTCAAATTTATAATTGTCCGCAGCTACTTATGACTTCACTCACAGTTCTTGCCATCCGTGAATTGAAGATGGTGGATTTTGGTAAATTGCAGTTGCAAATGGCAGCTTGTGACTTTATAGCTCTTCAAACttcagaaattgaaattttagacGTGTCTCAGTGGAAGCAACTTCCAGTGGCACCACACCAGCTCTCAATCAGAAAATGTGATTATGTGGAGTCTCTACTAGAGGAGGAAATCTTGCAAAGCAACATTTATGATCTGAAAATCTATGATTGTAGTTTTTCTAGATCCCTGCACAAAGTTGGTTTACCCACTACATTGAGATCACTATCAATCTCTCAATGTTCCAAACTAGAGTTTCTCCTACCTGAGTTGTTCAGATGTCATCTCCCAGCCCTTCAAAGGCTGAGGATCTTTGGTGGTGTTATCGATGATTCTCTCTCGTTATCCTTCTCATTAGGCATCTTCCCTGAGTTGATTCATTTCGCAATCAATGGTCTTAAGGGGCTTAGGAAGCTGTTCATCTCGATTTCAGAGGGGGATCCCACATCTTTATGTGTCTTGGGAATCCATATCCAGGAGTGCCCTAATCTTGAATCTATCGCATTGCCTGGTCTCAAATTGGAGTATTGTTGGATCTCTAGTTGCTCCAAGCTTAGGTCTTTGGCACACATGCACTCATCTATACAGGAGTTGTGTTTATGGGATTGTCCAGAATTGTTGTTTCAGAGAGAGGGTTTGCCTTCCAAACTAAGTGAACTTGTGATTGGGAACTGCAACCAACTCATGCCCCGGATGGAGTGGGGTTTGCAAAGGCTGACCTCTCTTACACATTTAAGAATGGAAG AGCTTCCCAATCTCAAGTCTCTTGACAATTGGGGGCTTCAACAACTCACCTCTCTTCGAGAATTAGGGATCATAAACTGCCCAGAGCTCCAGTTCTCGACAGGATCT GCTCCAATCCTTGACAGAAGTGGGTCTCCAACACCTCACCTCTCTTGA
- the LOC117915240 gene encoding putative disease resistance protein At3g14460 — MESRVRGMIALLEKIALEKVGFVLAEGGGEKLSPRPRSPISTSLEDESIVLGRDEIQKETVKWLLSDNTTGEKMEVMSIVGMGGSGKTTLARLLYNNEGVKEHFHLKAWVCVSTEFLLIKVTKTILEEIGSKTDSDNLNKLQLELKDQLGNKKFMLVLDDIWNLKPRDEGYMELSDLEGWNSLRTPLLAAAQGSKIIVTSRDQSVATTMRAVRTHHRDSNAFLELEPIGRQIVDKRQGLPLAVKALGCLLRSKVEKREWEDVFDSDIWHLPSGPEILPSLRLSYHHLSLPLKHCFAYCSIFPRNHEFDKEKLILLWMAEGLLHPQQGDKRRMEEIVFCAQEEDDDRVPKVYEKTRHFLYFKSDYDRLVTFKKFEAITKAKSLRTFLESGLRIGELRELSEIRGALYISNMKNVVSVNDALQANMKDKSYLDELILNWESGWVTNGSITQHDATTDDILNSLQPHPNLKQLSITNYPGARFQIGLEILQYS, encoded by the exons ATGGAGTCCAGGGTCAGGGGCATGATTGCTCTACTAGAAAAAATTGCACTAGAAAAAGTTGGGTTCGTGCTGGCAGAAGGTGGGGGTGAGAAACTGTCACCAAGACCAAGATCACCAATATCCACTTCGTTGGAGGATGAGTCCATTGTGCTCGGCAGGGATGAAATTCAGAAGGAGACGGTGAAGTGGTTGCTTTCTGACAATACAACAGGCGAAAAAATGGAGGTGATGTCCATAGTGGGCATGGGCGGCAGCGGCAAGACCACGCTTGCTCGGCTTCTCTATAACAATGAGGGAGTGAAGGAACACTTCCACTTGAAAGCATGGGTCTGTGTTTCCACTGAGTTTCTTCTTATCAAGGTCACCAAAACAATTCTTGAGGAAATTGGTTCTAAAACTGACTCTGACAACCTAAATAAGCTTCAGCTTGAACTTAAAGACCAACTTGGTAACAAGAAATTTATGCTTGTTCTCGATGACATCTGGAATTTGAAGCCTCGTGATGAAGGTTATATGGAGCTTAGCGATCTTGAAGGTTGGAATAGTCTACGAACTCCACTCCTCGCTGCAGCACAGGGAAGCAAGATTATCGTGACCAGTCGTGATCAATCTGTTGCAACAACCATGCGTGCAGTCCGCACTCATC ACAGAGACTCCAACGCATTCCTTGAGCTTGAACCCATAGGTAGACAGATTGTGGACAAGCGCCAAGGATTGCCTTTGGCTGTAAAAGCACTCGGTTGTCTCTTGCGCTCTAAGGTCGAAAAAAGGGAATGGGAGGATGTCTTCGACAGTGACATATGGCATCTGCCGAGTGGTCCTGAAATTCTTCCATCTTTGAGATTGAGCTATCATCATCTTTCTCTACCTCTAAAGCATTGTTTTGCATATTGTTCAATTTTTCCCCGGAACCATGAATTCGACAAAGAGAAGCTGATTTTATTATGGATGGCAGAAGGCCTTTTACATCCACAGCAAGGCGACAAAAGAAGAATGGAAGAGATAG TTTTTTGTGctcaagaagaagatgatgatagGGTACCAAAAGTATATGAGAAGACTCGTCACTTTTTGTACTTTAAAAGTGATTATGACCGACTGGTTACATTTAAAAAGTTTGAGGCTATTACCAAAGCTAAATCTCTTCGCACATTCTTAGAG AGTGGATTAAGAATCGGAGAATTAAGGGAGCTTTCAGAGATTCGAGGAGCACTTTATATTTCAAACATGAAGAACGTCGTGAGTGTTAATGATGCATTACAGGCTAATATGAAGGATAAGAGTTATCTTGATGAGTTAATCTTGAATTGGGAATCTGGTTGGGTTACAAATGGTAGTATTACACAACATGATGCTACAACTGATGATATACTCAACAGTTTACAACCTcatccaaatttaaaacaactctCCATCACAAACTATCCTGGTGCAAGATTCCAAATTGGCTTGGAGATTCTTCAGTACTCTTGA
- the LOC117913889 gene encoding uncharacterized protein LOC117913889 translates to MRNSEYQSQPCQKQKEKLKLKISCKKTEEFPLKKTTSESTLHLHIELLRLNGKLCFLISTEKRLKQQAGNSSKENPIPLAQTLIHGRLSLREFLQPPLLPALTFPDPPLEAIMPSCLVTKKIEGKLATQPAGWAGF, encoded by the exons ATGAGAAACTCAGAG TATCAGTCTCAGCCAtgtcaaaagcaaaaggaaaagttGAAGCTGAAGATATCATGTAAAAAAACAGAGGAATTTCCATTGAAGAAGACAACATCAGAAAGTACACTACACCTGCATATAGAGCTGCTGAGGTTGAATGGAAAACTATGCTTTTTGATAAG CACAGAGAAAAGATTGAAGCAACAGGCTGGGAACTCCAGTAAAGAAAATCCAATTCCTCTGGCCCAGACTCTAATCCATGGCAGGCTTTCTCTGAG AGAGTTTTTACAGCCACCCCTGCTGCCAGCTCTAACATTTCCAGACCCCCCATTGGAGGCAATAATGCCCAGCTGTTTGGTGACAAAGAAGATTGAGGGCAAGCTGGCTACTCAACCTGCTGGATGGGCCGGTTTCTAA
- the LOC117915241 gene encoding putative disease resistance RPP13-like protein 1, which translates to MADALLSASLQLLFDRLASPEFINFLGRHYLSDELLRKLKRKLLVVHKVLHDAEVKQFSDPLVKEWLVHVKDAVYDAEDLLDEIATDALRSKIEAADSQTGGPHRAWNKFSAWVKAPSATLSMESRVKEMIARLESIAQEKVGLGLKEGGGEKLSPSLGSISQPK; encoded by the coding sequence ATGGCGGACGCACTCCTCTCGGCTTCGCTTCAACTTCTATTCGATAGGTTGGCTTCTCCGGAGTTCATAAACTTCCTTGGGCGACACTATCTCAGCGATGAACTTCTCCGCAAGTTGAAGAGGAAATTGCTAGTTGTCCACAAAGTGCTCCATGACGCGGAGGTGAAGCAATTTTCGGACCCACTAGTCAAAGAGTGGCTGGTCCATGTTAAGGATGCTGTGTATGATGCGGAGGACCTGTTGGACGAGATCGCTACCGACGCTTTGCGGTCCAAGATCGAAGCTGCTGACTCCCAAACCGGCGGACCTCATCGGGCGTGGAACAAGTTCTCTGCTTGGGTTAAGGCTCCATCTGCTACTCTAAGCATGGAGTCCAGGGTGAAGGAGATGATTGCGAGGCTTGAGTCTATTGCTCAAGAAAAAGTTGGGCTTGGGCTGAAAGAAGGTGGGGGCGAGAAACTGTCACCATCACTAGGCTCCATATCCCAACCTAAATAA